From the genome of Corallococcus macrosporus DSM 14697:
CCATCGGGGTCGGCGTCCGCCACATCATCTACTTCGGCCTCTGGACGTTCGCGGCCTGGCGGCTGCGGACCTGGAGCCTGAAGCAGGACACCGTGGGCGGGCTCGACTTCACGGTGAAGCAGCGGAAGTTCTCCCCGGGTGTGCTGCCTTTCCTTGCGCTCACCATCACCTTCGCTTCTTTCGACTGGCTGATGAGCCTCACGCCGCTCTGGCAGTCGACCATCTTTGGCATCTATTACTTCGCCGGAAGCTTCCTGGCGGCCTTCTGCATCCTGACCATCGTCACGGTGAACGCTCAGGGCAAGGACCTCTACGGCAGCGTCGTGAAGCTGGACCACTTCCACAACCTCGGCAAGCTGATGCTCGCCTTTACCGCGTTCTGGGCCTACGTCGCCTTCTCCCAGTTCATGCTGGTGTGGATCGCGAACATCCCGGAAGAGGCGCCCTGGTACGGCCTGCGCATCTTCGGCGCGTGGCGGCCGCTCTCCATCGCCCTGTTCTTCCTGCACTTCCTGCTGCCCTTCTTCATCCTGCTGTCGCGCAACCTGAAGCTGCAGCCCCGGAAGCTGGCCGTGGTGGCGGTGTACCTGCTCATCATCCACGCGGTGGACCTGTACTGGCTGGTGTGGCCGGCGCTGACGGGTGACGCGGGCCCGACGTTCCACTGGTCCCTGCTGACGGCCTTCTTCGGCGTGGGCGGCATCGCGGTGGGCACGGCCCTCTTCCTGGCGCGCGGCCAGTACACGCTCACGGTGAAGGACCCCTACATCGCCGAGTCCCTGAGGTACGTGCAGCCATGAAGCAGACCCAATCTGAGCTCGAGTCGCGAGTCATCGTGGGCCCCCATGGCGTGGCGGCCGAGGAAGACCACCTCGTCATGGGCAAGGTGGTGGGCATTGGCGTGGGTTCGCTCGCCATCTTCGCGGTGGGCATCGTCTGGGCCTGGCACATCCAGGTCTCCACCATGGACGAAATCCAGCCGGACGGCCCGCCGCCGCGTCCCGCGGCCATGGGCCAGTACGAGGTGGGCATCGTCAACCAGCGCCTGTTCGAGCAGGACTGGCACGCCGAGGACAAGCTCAGCGGCCAGGACCAGGCGCTGCGCGCCGGCTGGGGTGACCAGCCGGGGGTGAAGCAGCACCCCGCCATCGACGCCGCCATGAAGACGGTCATCGAGCAGAAGCGCAACCCGCCTCCCGCCCCGGCCCCCACGCCCGCCCCGGAGACCGCTCCCGGGCAGACGCCCTCGGAAGCCGCTCCCGGGCAGACGCCTCCGGCACCGCAGCAGTAGCCATCACCGCTCCCCTGTCGTAAGAGCCGTCCTGCAATGATGTCCACCCTCTCCCACATCCTCCCGCGCGTCCGCCGCGCGGGCTTCCTCACCGCGGCGGCGCTGGTCCTGGCCGTCGCCGTGCCGGCCTCGGCCATGCCGGGCGCCGGGAAGACGCCCCGGGCCATCCTGGAGGCGCAGCAGGACCTGCCGCCCCAGGTGAAGGGCGTGGACGTCCAGGAGCACCTGGGGGAGCTGGTGCCCACGGACACCCGCTTCCTCGACGCCTCCGGGCGCGAGGTGCGCCTGGGCGACGTGCTGCCCAAGTCCCGGCCCACGCTGCTGACGCTCGTCTATTACAACTGCCCCATGCTCTGTAACCTGGTGCTCAACGCCCAGGTGCAGGCCATGAAGGAGCTCGGGCTCGAGCTGGGCAAGGACTATGAGGCCGTCACCGTCAGCATCGACCCTGACGACACCCCCGCCCAGAGCCTGGAGCGGCGGCGGCGGCACCTGCAGTCCATGGGCAAGCCGGAGACGGCCCCCTGGCACTTCCTGACCGGGACGGACGCGGAGATCCGCCGGCTCGCGGACGCCCTGGGCTTCAAGTACACCTACGACGAGAGCACGAAGCAGTACGCCCACGCGGCCGTGGTGCACGTGCTCACGCCGGAAGGCAGCATCTCCCGGTATCTCTACGGGACGACGTTTCCCCCCTCGGACATGAAGCTGGCGTTGCTGGAGGCGGCCAATGGCCGCGTGGGTACCAGCTTCGATCAGGTCATCCTGTCCTGCTTCAAGTATGACACCGCCACTCGGCGGTATGGCTTCTACATCTTCGGGTTCATCCGCCTGGGCGGCATTGCCGTGTTCTGCGCCCTGGCGACGATGCTGATCTATTTCTGGAGGCGCGAGCTGAAGAAAGGCGCGGCGGCATGAGCGAGCTTCTCAACGATATCCTGTTCCTCCCGGAGGCCGCGTCCACGTTCGCGGAGCGCATCGACAAGCTGCATCACTTCGTCGTGGGTACGACGATGGTGATGTCCACGGCGGTCGGTCTGGCGGCCCTGTTCTTCTTCTTCCGTTACCGCCGCCGCCTGCCGGCGCAGGCGACGGAGTACGTGGTCCCCACGCTGAAGACGGAGTTCCTGTTCGTCTCCGTCCCCCTCGTGTTCTTCCTGGCCTGGTTCGGCATCGGGTTCCGGGACTTCACGTGGGTCACCACGCCGCCCAAGGACGCGATGGACGTCTACGTCATGGGCAAGCAGTGGATGTGGAAGTTCTCCTACCCGGAGGGCCCCAACGGGGTGAATGTGCTGCACGTGCCGGCCAACCGCCCGGTGCGTCTGCTCATCACCTCCCGTGACGTGCTGCACTCCTTCTACGTGCCGGCCTTCCGCATCAAGATGGATGCGCTCCCGGGCCGCTACACGCAGATCTGGTTCGAGGCGACCAAGCCGGGCACGTACCAGGTGCTGTGCACCGAGTACTGCGGCCTGTCGCACTCGAAGATGCTGGCCGAGGTCGTCGTGCTCCCGGAAGAGGAGTACGAGAACTGGATCAAGGAGCAGCGCCGCGGCCGCCTGCAGGACCGTCAGGACGCGCTGGCGGACAACTCCCTGGTGCCGCCGGTGGCGCGCATGGTGGAGCAGGGCCAGGTGCTCGCGGGCACGCAGGGCTGCCTCAAGTGCCACTCGGTGGACGGCTCGCAGCACATCGGCCCCACCTTCCTGGGCATGTATGACCGCGTGGAGCAGCTCGAGGACGGCCAGAGCATCCGCGTGGACGAGGCCTATATCACCCAGTCGATGATGGACCCGGGCGCCCACCTGGTGGCGGGCTACCAGAACGTGATGCCGACCTACCAGGGCAAGCTGCAGGGCCCGGAGACGGCCGCCATCGTCGAGTACATCAAGTCGCTTCGCACTCCGAACGTCCGTGAGGGCGCCTCCGAGGGACCCGCCTATGACGCCATCCAGTAGCATCGCAGCCCCGGGCGCCACCCCCGCGCCCGAGGAGCATCACGACCACCACCCGAGCTACCTGGTCGACGGCACCACCATCAAGTCGTGGGTGCTGACGGTCGACCACAAGCGCATCGGGCTCATGTTCCTGTTCTGGGTCCTGCTGTTCTTCCTGGTGGGCGGCATCTTCGCGCTGCTCATCCGGGTGGAGCTGCTGACCCCGGGCCCGACCATCATGGACGCGATGACGTACAACCGTACGTTCACGCTCCATGGCCTGGTCATGATCTTCCTGTTCATGATTCCGGCCATCCCGGCCGTCTTCGGCAACTTCCTGCTGCCGCTGATGCTGGGCGCCAAGGACGTGGCCTTCCCGCGGCTGAACCTGCTGTCGCTCTACATCTACCTGGGCGGCGCCTTCCTCGCGCTGTGGGGCATGCTCAACGGCGGCCTGGACACGGGCTGGACGTTCTACACCCCGTACAGCGCGCACACGACGACCACGGTGGCGCCGGTGCTGTTCGGCGCGTTCATCATCGGGTTCAGCTCCATCGTCACGGGCATCAACTTCATCGTGACGGTGCACACCATGCGCGCGCCGGGCATCACCTGGTTCAAGATGCCGCTGTTCGTGTGGGCCATCTACGCCACGAGCTGCATCCAGGTGCTGGCCACGCCCGTCATCGGTCTGCTGCTGTGCCTGGTGACGGTGGAGAACCTGTTCGGGTTCGGCATGTTCGACCCGGCCCGCGGCGGTGACCCGGTGCTCTTCCAGCACCTGTTCTGGTTCTACAGCCACCCGGCCGTGTACATCATGGTGCTCCCCGCCTTCGGCGTGATGAGCGAGGTCGTCGCGGCCTACAGCCGGAAGAACATCTTCGGCTACCGCGCGGTGGCGTACTCCAGCCTGGGCATCGCCTTCGTCGGCTTCTTCGCCTGGGGCCACCACATGTTCGTGTCCGGCCAGTCCACCTTCACGGGCGGTCTGTTCGGCGTGCTGACCATGCTGGTGGGTGTGTTCACCGCCATCAAGGTCTTCAACTGGGTGGGCACCGTCTACAAGGGCGCGGTCGACTTCAAGACGCCCTTCGCCTACTTCTGCGGCTTCCTGTTCTTCACCGTGTTCGGTGGCATGACGGGCATCGCGCTGGGCACGGTGTCGCTGGACGTCCCCTGGCACGACACCTACTTCGTGGTGGCGCACTTCCACTTCATCATGGTGGGCGCGACCATCATGGCCTTCCTGGCCGCCCTCCACTACTGGTTCCCGAAGATGTTCGGGCGCACGTACCACGAGGGTTGGGGCCTGGTGTCCGCGGCGCTCATCATCCTGGGCTTCAACGCCACGTTCATCCCCCAGTTCCTGCTGGGCAACAACGGCATGCCGCGCCGCTACTACGAGTACCCGGAGCGCTTCCAGGCGCTGAACGTGGCCTCCACGGCGGGCGCGTCCCTGCTGGCCTTCGGCTTCATCATCATCGCCATGTACCTGACCTACGCGCTGGTCTACGGCAAGGCGTCCGGCAAGAACCCGTGGCGCAGCAAGGGCTACGAGTGGCTGTCCGAGTCGCCGCCGCCGACCCACAACTTCGTGGGGCCGCAGCCGGTGTTCCCGGAGGAGCCCCACTTCTACGTGGACCCGAAGAAGGCCGAGGTGCCCGATGCAGTCTAGTTCTCACGCCGCCGGGGGCGTCCTGCCCGTCCCCCGGCTCGCCGGCCACTTCGCCTCGCTGGAGGTGCAGAACCACGCCGCGCGCCTGGGCATGTGGCTGTTCCTGGCGACGGAAATCCTGCTCTTCGCCGGCCTCTTCATCTGCTACGGCGTCTACCGCTTCCTCTTCCCGGAGGCGTGGGCCGCCGCCAGCCGCAGCCTGGACCTGACGCTGGGCACCATCAACACGGTGGTGCTCATCACCTCCTCGCTCACCGCCGCGCTCGCGGTGCACTACGCGAAGGAGGGGAAGAACAAGATGGTCGCGGTGCAGATTGCCCTCACCCTGGTGATGGCCGTCGGCTTCCTCGTCATCAAGTACTTCGAGTACGACCACAAGTTCCAGATTGGCACGCTGCCGGGCCGCTTCTACTCGTACGAGGGCATCCAGCTTCCGGGCGTGCCCATGTACTTCACGGTCTACTTCTGCTCGACGGCCCTGCACGGTCTTCACGTCGTCATCGGCATGGTGGTGCTGGCCTTCTCCATGGTCCGCGCGCTGAAGAAGGCTGACTTCGGGCCGAACAACTACACGATGGTCGAGCTGGGCAGCATGTACTGGCACCTCGTCGACCTGGTGTGGATCTTCCTCTTCCCGATGCTGTACCTCGTTTGAAGGGTTCCTCCACCATGGGCATTGCCAACGAATCCCGGCAAGAAGAACAGAACATGCGCGAGGAGCACCACGGAGCGGGCCGTTACTGGCTCATCTGGGGCCTGCTGCTGGTGCTGACGGTGGTGACGGTCGTCACCGGCCGCATCCACATCCCCACCTGGGGCCTGGTGCTGGCGCTCGTCATCGCGTCCACCAAGGGCACGCTGGTGCTGCTGTACTTCATGCACCTGGCTGACCACCGCGGCGCCAACCGCCTGGTGTTCGCCGTGTCCATCATCTTCGTGGTGTTGATGCTCGCCATTCCGCTGGTGGACCTGGGCACCCGCTACCGCGGCGCCACTCCGCCGGGCTCGACGTACAGCGACCTGCAGGCGCTGGACATCGGCGCGGACGCGCAGGAAGGCCGCTACGGTGGCGGCATCCGCAAGGAAGGCAAGACGGGCGAGGAGTCCGGCGCCACCAAGCAGTAGGACAGGCTTGGGGCGGCCTCCGCCCCACTCTTCAAGCACGCGGCGCCAGGGACTTCCCCGGCGCCGCGTTGCTTTTGCGGGCTACAGCATCACTTCGAAGTTCAGCGCCAGCGCGGTGTCCGTGGGCACCTTGCCCGGGGGCGGCGCGCTGTCGTGCTTGATGAGGAAGCTGGCGCCCAGGGAGAGCTGCTTGGTGAGGCCCACGGAGAGCTGCGTCTGGCTGTTGAACAGCATGCGCGAGTCACCGATGACGCTCACCAGCACCTCCACGTCCTCCTTGAAGAGGACGTTCTGCGCCAGCCCGTAGCGGAACACCGCGCCGAAGCGGGGGCCGCCCAGGTCCACGTCGGGCAAATCCATCCGCGTGGGGTAGAACTGGAAGCGCGTTTCGTTGGCGTAGCGGAAGGCGGCGTCGGTGCGGAGGTAGGACTCGCGGCCCTTCTCCTTCTTCTCGTCCCACCACAGCACGCCCATCCCGCCCTCACCATAGGTGCGCGACTCCACGCTCTTCACGTGGTCCGCCTCCGCGCCAGCCAGCAGGTAGCCGCTGATGACCTCCGTGAAGCGGCGGTCACCGCGCAGCTCGACGCCGGCGTTGAGCGCCACCACCTGGGACTCGGCCGCCTGGCCCTCCACCTCGGGCGGGCGGCTGCGGCCGTAGGAGCCGAAGGACTTGATGGCGTAGATCCAATGGTCCGTCGTCCGCTGCGCGCTGGCCAGACCGCTCACCGTCAAGGTGGAGGCGTTACCCGTCAGCGAGATGAGGCCCAGGCCGACGGTGACGTCCCACTCCCCCTTCTTCTTGTCGGTGGCGGGCGCGTCGGCCGACGCCGGCGCGGCGGGCGCCGTGGCGGCGGCGACGCGCTCGGCGGCCTCGGCGGCGCGGGCGCTGGCCTCGGCGGCGCGCTCGGCGGCGATGGCGGCGCGCTCGGCCGCGGCGGCGGCGCGCTCCTCGGCGGTGAGGGACGCGGCGGACGCGGCGGGCGCGGCGGGCGCGGCGGGCGCGGCCTCCGCGGCGGGCGCGGCGGGAGCCGGCGGCGTGGCGGGAGCGGGCGCAGGCGACTGGGCCTGCAGGGACGTGGCAATCAGAAAGGCGGCGGAAAGCATCGGGTCTCCAGGGCAACGACGCCGGCGAGCTGCATGAGTCCGGGTGCGGAAGTCCTGTGATTCCCCCCGATGCCGACGCAGCCCCTTCCTGCTCCAAAGGCCCGCCGCGCATCAATGCCTTAATGGTCGAAATTGGATGAACGGCGCGACCCGCGCCGGGTGGGTCCGTTCTCACCACCACGCAGGCGCCTCTTGAAAGAAGAGACGCAAAGAATTTCAGTCCGCGGAGCGCCGTCGAGGAGGCCCATGTCCCCGCGTCCCACTCCACTCCTGCTGGCCCTGGCCCTGGCCCTGGCCCTGGCCCTGCTCCTGCCCACCGCGGCCTCCGCCCAGCGCTTCACCGTGCCGGTGGACGTGGGCGTGGGGCCCGCGGCCTTCGCCTTCTTCGGCCCCGTGTTCGAGGACCAGCCCCTCCACACCGGGTTGAAGCTCTCCGTGGAGGCGGTGCTGGACAAGGACTGGCTGAAGAAGAACCAGCGCCGCGTGCCCGCGAAGTACCGCAAGTACGCCCAGCGCCTGGACGAGGTCCGAATCTCCCCCTCCCTCCTCATCCCGGACGCGCTCATCCTCTCCCCCAAGCTGCGCGACACCGGCATGTACGGCGCCACCTGGAAGCCGCTGTCCCTGGGGCTGCCGCTCACGTCCAGCCCGGCGCGCCTGAGCCTGGGGGCCGGGCTGCTGCTGACGTATGCCTACCTGCACTCGGACACGCTGCCCGACACGCACTTCGTGCGGCCTGGCGCGGAGGTGGGCGTGGACCTGGAGCTCCAGCTTTCCAAGCGCTTCCTGGTGAGCCTGGGCTGGGAGTCCGCCTTCTACGTCCCACAGGAGCTGGGGGGCCTGGGCCTGCCGGGGCGCCTGCGCGATGGCATCTTCCACGTGGGCCAGGCCTACCTCCAGCTCCACCTCCGCTTCCCCTACACCGCGCGCTTGTGAAGCGGCAGGCAGGACCCGCCGATGGACACCGCGGGGCTGCTGCGAAGTGGAGCTGGCGCGGTTACCCTGCGCCGCCATGCATCTGGTCGTCGCCGACGAAGCACAGAAGACGGAGAGAGACCGTCACACCTACGCCGCGTGGGGCTCGCCGCTCACCGTCGAGCAGTTCCTCCAGCGGGAGCAGCGCCTGCGCGCCCACCCCTGGAGCCGGGACACCCTGCGAACCTGGCTGCTGTGTGACGGCTCGGGCCGGGTGCTCACCTCGTGCGAGACGTTCCGGACGCCCAGCTACCTGCGCGGCCCCGACGGCCAGTACACGCGGGGCGACAGCTTCGTCATCGCCAGCGTCTTCACCGAGCCGGCCCTGCGCGGGCACGGCCATGCCACGCGGCTGATGGACCTGGTGGCCACCGAGCTGGAGCGCACGCAGCCGGGTGCCCAGGCCGCCGTGCTCTATTCCGACGTGGGCGCCCGCATCTACCGGCGCTCCGGCTACCAGGAAGCCCCGGCCTGGGACTGGCACCTGCCGGTAGGCCAGGGCGACGCCGGGCTACAAGTGGACTCGCTGCTCGAGGACGCGGATGTGCCCGCCGCGCTCGCCCGGATGCGGCGGCCCGACGTGCCCTTCTACCTGTGGCCGGAGGCCGCGCAGGTGGACTGGCATCTGGAGCGAGAGCGCATCTACGCGGAGCTGCTGCGCCGGCCCCGGCCCAAGGCCTGCGGCGCCGTGGTGAACGCGTCCACGGCGCTGTGGGCGATGATGGCCCGCTACGGCGAGCTGGTGGTGCTGATGCTGGATGCACGCTCGGAGGAGGACGCCGCCGCGTTGCTGGAGGCCGCTGGGGCCCAGGCCCACAAGGCGGGCCTGGCCAGGGTGGTGCTGTGGGAGGAGGCGGGCACCATGCCGTGGGTGGCGCGGCTCCCCGAGGCCCGCCGAGAGGCCCGCGAGGGCTCGCTGCCCATGGTGCGCCCCCTGCGCGAGGGGCTGCCCGCCGCCGCGGACATCCCCTTCGCTCGCGCGCTGTGGGCGTGAGCGTCCAGGAGGATTCCCGCATGGCCCGCAGAACGCGCATCATCGAGGGCACCTGGAACCGCACCTCGTGCGACACGGAGGAGACCTACACGGTGCGGCTGCGCTACGAGGACGACGGCGCCCACGAGCACGTGCTGGCGCCGAAGGACGAGCGCGCGTTCCTCGGCTGGAAGAAGGGCCAGGGCGCGCGCCTCACCGTGACGAACCTGGGCACGGTGGAGAAGGTCGTGCCGCGGTGAGCGACACGCCCGTGCAAGCAAGGCCCGTGGAGTGCACGCAATGCGGCGCCTGCTGCGTGGCGCCCGACATCGCCGCGCTGGACAAGCCGCTGGGCCTGCGCTGCCCGAACCTCCTGGAGAACAACCTCTGCGCCGTGTACGAGCAGC
Proteins encoded in this window:
- the coxB gene encoding cytochrome c oxidase subunit II — protein: MSELLNDILFLPEAASTFAERIDKLHHFVVGTTMVMSTAVGLAALFFFFRYRRRLPAQATEYVVPTLKTEFLFVSVPLVFFLAWFGIGFRDFTWVTTPPKDAMDVYVMGKQWMWKFSYPEGPNGVNVLHVPANRPVRLLITSRDVLHSFYVPAFRIKMDALPGRYTQIWFEATKPGTYQVLCTEYCGLSHSKMLAEVVVLPEEEYENWIKEQRRGRLQDRQDALADNSLVPPVARMVEQGQVLAGTQGCLKCHSVDGSQHIGPTFLGMYDRVEQLEDGQSIRVDEAYITQSMMDPGAHLVAGYQNVMPTYQGKLQGPETAAIVEYIKSLRTPNVREGASEGPAYDAIQ
- a CDS encoding DUF481 domain-containing protein; translation: MLSAAFLIATSLQAQSPAPAPATPPAPAAPAAEAAPAAPAAPAASAASLTAEERAAAAAERAAIAAERAAEASARAAEAAERVAAATAPAAPASADAPATDKKKGEWDVTVGLGLISLTGNASTLTVSGLASAQRTTDHWIYAIKSFGSYGRSRPPEVEGQAAESQVVALNAGVELRGDRRFTEVISGYLLAGAEADHVKSVESRTYGEGGMGVLWWDEKKEKGRESYLRTDAAFRYANETRFQFYPTRMDLPDVDLGGPRFGAVFRYGLAQNVLFKEDVEVLVSVIGDSRMLFNSQTQLSVGLTKQLSLGASFLIKHDSAPPPGKVPTDTALALNFEVML
- a CDS encoding SCO family protein, which produces MMSTLSHILPRVRRAGFLTAAALVLAVAVPASAMPGAGKTPRAILEAQQDLPPQVKGVDVQEHLGELVPTDTRFLDASGREVRLGDVLPKSRPTLLTLVYYNCPMLCNLVLNAQVQAMKELGLELGKDYEAVTVSIDPDDTPAQSLERRRRHLQSMGKPETAPWHFLTGTDAEIRRLADALGFKYTYDESTKQYAHAAVVHVLTPEGSISRYLYGTTFPPSDMKLALLEAANGRVGTSFDQVILSCFKYDTATRRYGFYIFGFIRLGGIAVFCALATMLIYFWRRELKKGAAA
- the ctaD gene encoding cytochrome c oxidase subunit I, which codes for MTPSSSIAAPGATPAPEEHHDHHPSYLVDGTTIKSWVLTVDHKRIGLMFLFWVLLFFLVGGIFALLIRVELLTPGPTIMDAMTYNRTFTLHGLVMIFLFMIPAIPAVFGNFLLPLMLGAKDVAFPRLNLLSLYIYLGGAFLALWGMLNGGLDTGWTFYTPYSAHTTTTVAPVLFGAFIIGFSSIVTGINFIVTVHTMRAPGITWFKMPLFVWAIYATSCIQVLATPVIGLLLCLVTVENLFGFGMFDPARGGDPVLFQHLFWFYSHPAVYIMVLPAFGVMSEVVAAYSRKNIFGYRAVAYSSLGIAFVGFFAWGHHMFVSGQSTFTGGLFGVLTMLVGVFTAIKVFNWVGTVYKGAVDFKTPFAYFCGFLFFTVFGGMTGIALGTVSLDVPWHDTYFVVAHFHFIMVGATIMAFLAALHYWFPKMFGRTYHEGWGLVSAALIILGFNATFIPQFLLGNNGMPRRYYEYPERFQALNVASTAGASLLAFGFIIIAMYLTYALVYGKASGKNPWRSKGYEWLSESPPPTHNFVGPQPVFPEEPHFYVDPKKAEVPDAV
- a CDS encoding cytochrome C oxidase subunit IV family protein, with translation MGIANESRQEEQNMREEHHGAGRYWLIWGLLLVLTVVTVVTGRIHIPTWGLVLALVIASTKGTLVLLYFMHLADHRGANRLVFAVSIIFVVLMLAIPLVDLGTRYRGATPPGSTYSDLQALDIGADAQEGRYGGGIRKEGKTGEESGATKQ
- a CDS encoding cytochrome c oxidase subunit 3 family protein, whose protein sequence is MQSSSHAAGGVLPVPRLAGHFASLEVQNHAARLGMWLFLATEILLFAGLFICYGVYRFLFPEAWAAASRSLDLTLGTINTVVLITSSLTAALAVHYAKEGKNKMVAVQIALTLVMAVGFLVIKYFEYDHKFQIGTLPGRFYSYEGIQLPGVPMYFTVYFCSTALHGLHVVIGMVVLAFSMVRALKKADFGPNNYTMVELGSMYWHLVDLVWIFLFPMLYLV
- a CDS encoding GNAT family N-acetyltransferase — translated: MHLVVADEAQKTERDRHTYAAWGSPLTVEQFLQREQRLRAHPWSRDTLRTWLLCDGSGRVLTSCETFRTPSYLRGPDGQYTRGDSFVIASVFTEPALRGHGHATRLMDLVATELERTQPGAQAAVLYSDVGARIYRRSGYQEAPAWDWHLPVGQGDAGLQVDSLLEDADVPAALARMRRPDVPFYLWPEAAQVDWHLERERIYAELLRRPRPKACGAVVNASTALWAMMARYGELVVLMLDARSEEDAAALLEAAGAQAHKAGLARVVLWEEAGTMPWVARLPEARREAREGSLPMVRPLREGLPAAADIPFARALWA